The DNA window TCTCCAGCGCTGCTGCCGTTAACTGCAGCTTTTATAACATCCGGTGTGTTTGTCCACAAATCAGGGCCCGTGCCAAAATATCCGGAAGTTGTGGCGGGATAAAGCGGGTTGCCATTATTTAATGGAATTTGCGGTGTTAACAAAGTGGTGCCTTGTGAAAACGACCATGCGCCATTTGGATTACTGGTGTTACTGAAATCATTTGATAGATTGTAGCTTGTAGCTGCGGAAGCAAACATAGGGACTGCAAGCGACATGCCAATCAGGTATTTATAAATTTTTTCATTTCTACCTCAACTGTAGATTTAGGTTCTAGAGAGACTTGAAAATTTGCACTAAAACAAAGTGGCAATTTTACCGGATCATCTTATTTTAAATATATTCTTGCTGCAATTCCCTATTTGCTCTTTTGTCCAGTACAAATATCCTATTTTTAGGGGTGTTAGAAACATGGGAAATTGATTGTCAATCATCCATGACTGAGTTCAGCCTTACTTATTTCTCCGTCGTACTGGCTTTAGCCATGAATCTGGCTTGCACGACTTTGTTAAAAATTTCATCCAATGCTTCGCTTACATTGATGATCGCTTCTTGCATGGCGATATGCAATCTTGCCAGGTATTTCCATCAGTTGAGACGAAGCCGGATTGTTCTAAAAGTTTTCGCGGGTAGTTGTATTACTTCTTAAGTTTTGATTTTCGCAATTTGCGTCGAATGATCAGGGATTGATTTCCGTTCCAGCGAAATGAAATACCGGAGAATCTGATGGCCTTTTCGTTGTTTTGACCATGGCTAGTTCTTTGGCCATGTCGAGGGTTAGGTGGTATTCGGTGAGGTGCTTGCCTGCCTTGCCGTCAGACTTATTACTCAAAATCTTGTCAAATTGATCTGGATTTTTCAGAATTGCGGAACAAACAGGAGAAATTTTTGGTTGAGAAAGTTGTGTAACCTGTTGTTTTTGGTGCCCGGGGCCGGAATCGAACCGGCACGGGCGGTTTAGGCCCGAGGGATTTTAAGTCCCTTGTGTCTACCAATTTCACCACCCGGGCGATGGAGTAATAGATGGGTGGAGGCGGGGGTCGGAATCGAACCGGCGTAGACGGCTTTGCAGGCCGCTGCATGACCACTCTGCCACCCCGCCATTATTGCATAACTTCTATGTGTGCCGCTAATCCTGTGGAAAAAGCCGGTAAGGAATTATTCGATTTCCAGCAATTCGTCAATTTTTCAAAAGAGCCATTTCTCAAGGGAAATGGAGCGGGAAACGAGGCTCGAACTCGCGACCCCAACCTTGGCAAGGTTGTGCTCTACCACTGAGCTATTCCCGCGCTATGAAGTTACTGCGTGATTGGAATCACTTCAGAAACAAAGGGTGGATTATAGAGATGCTGTGCGTTTTGTCAAGAAATGCAAACCTAGAATGGGAAGAAAAGTCTCTCCAGATTGTAAACCGGTTATCGGGATGCGGAATAATGGTATCGTATGCAGTATGTGTCCCCGAATGTTTCAGACTGAAAAAGAATGCAACCGACTGTAATTATCAATCAACATCGCAATACTGCAATTATTGTGGGAACAAGCGGGAAGAAATTGCTGGTTATCAAGTTAGGAAAAGGGAGACTGACCATAACTGCGGTCTTGCCAAAGGAAATCAATATCCAGGGTTATACCGTCAGTAATTACTCACCGGCGCTGGCGGCGCAGTCATATTTGCAGCATGGTGCGGGAGTCAGTGAAAAAGCAAGAAAATTGCTGGAAAAAATAGCAAGCAGTGAGTTTTCCGATCAGCTGACTTTCACGGTGGATTAACAATATCCTTGATTTGATTATCGATCGATATCCGGTAAATCGATCACTAAATCCCCGCGCCGCCTTCGAATACTTCCGTGCGGGTCTGTGCTTGCATGATATGGCTGCCGGGCGGAATACTGTGTGTCAGCCACACATTACCGCCGATCGTGGAGCCGCGACCGATCGTGATACGCCCGAGAACCGTGGCGCCGGCATAAATCACCACATCATCTTCAACGATGGGATGCCGCAAATTGCCTTTCACCAGTATGCCATGCTCATCAACGGGAAAACGTTTGGCGCCCAGAGTCACCGCCTGATACAGCCGGACATTGCGGCCGATAATGGCAGTCTCGCCGATTACGACACCGGTACCGTGATCGATAAAAAAGCTTTCACCGATTTGAGCGCCCGGATGTATTTCGATACCGGTCAGCGAATGGGCGATTTCGGATATCATGCGCGCTATCAGCGGCACGCCCAATTGATGCAATTCATGACCGATGCGGTAATGAATGATCGCGATAACGCCCGGATAGCATACCAGCACGTCGTCGATACTGCGCGCCGCCGGGTCACCCTCGTAGGCGGCGCGGATGTCGCTTTCCAGCAAACTGCGTATTTTGGGTAACTGTTTGGCGAATGTGTTCGCAATGACTGCAGCTCGTTCGCGAATCGCATGAACGGCAGTTTCCTGCTCTGAAACAAAATGGAGTTCGTGGTGAATCTGCTCGAGCAAGTCGCGCAATGTCACATCCAAGGTATGACCCACGTAATAATCAATCCCTTCACCAGAGATGCTCGGTGCGCCCAGGCGATTGGGAAATAAAGCCGCGCTCAGTTTCTCGATGATCGCCGCCAGCGCTTTGCGGGCAGGCAGTCTGGGCGGATTGTTCAGCCTTTGCCGGTGTTCCAATGATGCCACGCGCAACGCGCGCAACTGGGAAACGATATTATCGATTTCCAGGCGGTTAATTTCCGAAGCCGATTCACCATACCCTTTAAGGTCGCGCATCATACCGTCCATCCTTGTTCGTTAATGAGTTACTGAGCAAAATCTGAAAACCCTGTTTCAATGCCTTAAATGGCTCTGCGTATAGTTGGGAAACAAATCGAGCCGTCGCGGCTTGATAAACACTTTGTCGCCTTTCGCCAGTTGCAATTCGCGAAAACGCTCTTTACTGATTTCAGCGTGCACCGGATTTTTTTCTGTATCGTTCTCGCGCACCAATTCCAGCCGCACAATTGGTCCGATGGACAGCACATGTACGATTTGCGCCGCCAGTGCCGCTTCACCGTTACGCGTACGCTCCACCTCGATTTCATGCGGGCGCACATACGCAATGGCGGCCAGTTCCTCCGCTTCGGCGTGTTCCGGCGCATCCACCTCGATGTCGCCGATCCAGGCGCG is part of the Gammaproteobacteria bacterium genome and encodes:
- a CDS encoding serine acetyltransferase, which codes for MRDLKGYGESASEINRLEIDNIVSQLRALRVASLEHRQRLNNPPRLPARKALAAIIEKLSAALFPNRLGAPSISGEGIDYYVGHTLDVTLRDLLEQIHHELHFVSEQETAVHAIRERAAVIANTFAKQLPKIRSLLESDIRAAYEGDPAARSIDDVLVCYPGVIAIIHYRIGHELHQLGVPLIARMISEIAHSLTGIEIHPGAQIGESFFIDHGTGVVIGETAIIGRNVRLYQAVTLGAKRFPVDEHGILVKGNLRHPIVEDDVVIYAGATVLGRITIGRGSTIGGNVWLTHSIPPGSHIMQAQTRTEVFEGGAGI